A genome region from Columba livia isolate bColLiv1 breed racing homer chromosome 2, bColLiv1.pat.W.v2, whole genome shotgun sequence includes the following:
- the CROT gene encoding peroxisomal carnitine O-octanoyltransferase translates to MEKQVLKSSEERTFQYQDSLPSLPVPPLDESLSKYLDAVKPFLNQEEYQRTEDIVKKFGNGIGKELHQKLLERAKTRRNWLEDWWLNVSYLDLRISTQIHCNMAGPGPYIEHCWPPKEGTQIERASVNIWHTLKYWDLLRTEKVAIERSGDAILDMHQFRMLFCTCRIPGVTRDSIGSYFKTETEGECPSHLIVLCRGRVFAFDAIYEGSMVTPAEISRQLTYIQKRCHSEPDGPGLAALTSNERTKWAELREYLIALDPKNLTLLEKIQSSLFAVCLDDSSPHATPEDYSEVTRLALTGDPTVRWGDKSYNSVFFSNGTCGSFSDHSPFDAMALITMLAVAEKKIIENEGKWKGSDKVRDMPWPEELVFTVDQKIINEIGRTKEMYYKKVSDLQLVNYAFTSFGKQLIRKKKLHPDTFVQLALQLAYYKCHGRPGCCYETAMTRRFYHGRTETIRSCTMEAVEWCKSMLDPSDSNYQRLQLMHKAFAKHNKMRKECENGKGFDRHLLGLLLIAQEQGLPVPELYMDNAFTTSGGGGNFVLSTSLTGYSRFNGSTLPMVPHGYGFFYAIRDDRIVATCSSWKSCPETDAEVLCRTVFQCFQDMLHLTVVAQL, encoded by the exons ATGGAAAAGCAAGTGCTCAAATCCTCTGAGGAGCGAACATTTCAGTACCAAGAttctctgccttccctgcccGTCCCTCCTCTTGATGAATCTTTAAGTAAATACCTTGATGCAG TGAAACCCTTTCTAAATCAAGAAGAATACCAGAGAACTGAGGATATAGTTAAAAAATTTGGAAATGGGATTGGGAAAGAATTGCATCAGAAATTACTGGAAAGAGCCAAAACAAGAAGGAATTGG ctggaGGACTGGTGGCTGAATGTGTCTTATCTTGATCTTCGCATATCAACGCAAATACACTGTAACATGGCAGGCCCCGGTCCCTATATTGAACACTGCTGGCCACCAAAAGAGGGCACTCAGATAGAAAGAGCATCTGTAAATATATGGCACACCCTGAAATACTGGGATCTATTACGAAC TGAGAAGGTGGCTATAGAGAGATCTGGGGACGCTATTCTGGACATGCACCAATTCAGAATGCTCTTCTGCACGTGCAGAATTCCTGGAGTTACCAGAGACTCAATCggcagttattttaaaactg agacTGAAGGTGAATGCCCATCTCATTTAATAGTCCTGTGTCGAGGTCGAGTGTTTGCATTTGATGCTATCTACGAAGGCAGTATGGTGACTCCTGCAGAGATTTCCAG GCAACTTACGTATATCCAGAAAAGATGCCATAGTGAACCAGATGGCCCAGGACTGGCAGCCTTAACAAGCAACGAAAGGACAAAATGGGCAGAG TTACGTGAATATTTGATTGCTCTTGATCCAAAAAACTTAACTCTTCTGGAAAAAATTCAGAGCAGCTTGTTTGCAGTCTGCCTGGATGATTCTAGTCCCCATGCAACTCCTGAAGACTACAGCGAG GTTACAAGGCTGGCGCTCACAGGTGATCCAACTGTACGCTGGGGAGATAAATCCTACAATAGCGTATTCTTTTCTAATGGAACCTGTGGCTCATTCTCTGAT CATTCTCCTTTTGATGCCATGGCTTTAATCACCATGTTAGCTGTTGCTGAAAAGAAGATTATTGAAAATGAGGGAAAATGGAAG GGATCAGACAAAGTGAGGGATATGCCATGGCCAGAGGAACTTGTATTCACAGTGGATcaaaaaattataaatgaaaTTGGACGTACTAAAGAAATGTATTATAAAAAG GTATCTGACTTGCAGCTAGTGAATTATGCCTTCACATCATTTGGCAAACAATTGATCAGGAAGAAGAAACTTCATCCTGATACATTTGTGCAGCTCGCCCTTCAGTTGGCTTATTACAAATGCCATGGACG tcCGGGCTGCTGTTACGAAACTGCCATGACCAGGCGTTTCTATCATGGCCGCACAGAGACCATAAGATCGTGTACGATGGAAGCAGTGGAGTGGTGCAAGTCCATGCTGGATCCTTCTGACAGT AATTATCAACGACTGCAGCTGATGCATAAAGCCTTTGCGAAGCACaataaaatgaggaaagaaTGTGAGAATGGAAAAG GCTTTGATCGTCATCTTCTGGGTCTCCTACTCATAGCACAGGAGCAAGGACTGCCAGTGCCAGAACTTTATATGGACAATGCCTTCACAACTAG TGGAGGAGGTGGGAATTTTGTTCTTTCAACTAGTCTGACTGGCTACAGTAGGTTTAATGGATCTACCCTCCCTATGGTACCTCATGGCTATGGCTTCTTTTATGCAATCAGAGATGACAG GATCGTTGCTACCTGTTCTTCTTGGAAATCGTGTCCAGAGACCGATGCAGAGGTGCTGTGCAGAACTGTGTTCCAGTGTTTTCAGGACATGCTGCATTTAACAGTTGTGGCTCAGCTGTAA